From the genome of Hymenobacter cellulosilyticus, one region includes:
- a CDS encoding peptidylprolyl isomerase, with protein MKSFSRATALCWLLICLLAPALHAAKAPKKSKKDQVVTISTSQGDIRLILFDETPLHKANFLKLAQSGFYNGTTFHRIIQNFMVQGGDGNSKDADPNNDGMGPQNDVTIPAEIRPEFSHKFGAVAAARQGDIVNPTKASSSSQFYIVQNHNGTPHLNGGYTVFGQVISGLDVVDKIAAQPKDMRDRPTTDIKMMVKVEKLKKKKITELYGYKYE; from the coding sequence ATGAAGTCCTTTTCCCGCGCTACGGCGCTCTGCTGGCTGCTGATTTGCTTGCTGGCTCCTGCTTTGCACGCCGCCAAAGCCCCCAAAAAAAGCAAGAAGGATCAGGTGGTCACCATCAGCACTTCCCAGGGCGACATCAGGCTGATTCTGTTTGACGAGACGCCCCTGCACAAGGCAAACTTCCTGAAGCTGGCCCAGAGCGGCTTTTATAACGGCACCACGTTTCACCGCATCATCCAGAACTTCATGGTGCAGGGCGGCGACGGTAACTCCAAAGATGCCGACCCCAACAACGACGGTATGGGCCCGCAGAATGACGTAACCATTCCGGCCGAAATTCGCCCCGAGTTCTCCCACAAGTTTGGGGCCGTGGCCGCCGCCCGGCAAGGCGACATAGTGAACCCCACCAAAGCCAGCAGCAGCTCTCAGTTTTATATCGTGCAGAACCACAACGGCACTCCGCACCTGAACGGCGGCTACACCGTCTTCGGGCAGGTTATTAGCGGCCTCGACGTGGTCGATAAAATTGCGGCCCAGCCCAAGGATATGCGCGACCGGCCCACTACCGATATCAAAATGATGGTGAAAGTGGAGAAGCTGAAGAAGAAGAAAATCACCGAGCTCTACGGCTACAAATACGAATAG
- a CDS encoding DUF2238 domain-containing protein produces the protein MLAYIILFAVLAINPAERGTWVAENLPIVAIAAALVVLYMRGIRFSNLAYLLMSVLLFMHTIGGHYTFEKVPFDWFNNLFGFKRNMYDRVAHVSVGFYAFAILELLDRYQVIRNRAVAYLFPLCVIGTVAMAYELIEWVYAETAGGDAGAAFLGSQGDIWDAQKDMLADTSGAIFALLLYWLRNKLAAPSRQEQPALA, from the coding sequence TTGCTGGCTTATATCATTCTGTTTGCCGTGCTGGCCATCAACCCGGCCGAGCGGGGCACCTGGGTGGCCGAAAATCTGCCGATTGTCGCCATTGCGGCAGCTTTGGTAGTGCTGTACATGCGCGGCATCCGGTTCTCCAACCTGGCGTATCTGCTGATGAGCGTGCTGCTGTTTATGCACACCATTGGCGGGCACTACACCTTCGAGAAAGTGCCGTTCGATTGGTTTAACAACCTTTTTGGTTTCAAGCGCAATATGTACGACCGGGTGGCCCACGTTAGCGTCGGGTTTTACGCGTTTGCCATTTTGGAGCTGCTCGACCGGTACCAAGTTATCCGCAACCGCGCTGTGGCTTACCTGTTTCCGCTTTGCGTTATCGGGACGGTGGCCATGGCCTACGAGCTTATCGAGTGGGTGTATGCCGAAACGGCCGGTGGCGACGCGGGAGCGGCGTTTCTGGGTAGCCAGGGCGACATCTGGGACGCGCAAAAGGACATGCTGGCCGATACCAGCGGGGCTATTTTCGCCCTGCTGCTGTATTGGCTGCGCAACAAACTCGCCGCCCCTTCCAGACAGGAGCAACCCGCATTAGCATAA
- the hemC gene encoding hydroxymethylbilane synthase — MNRPIRIGTRGSRLALWQAHHVAACLELAQLTTEIVIITTKGDVVLDRSLDKIGAKGVFTEELEESLRSGAIDIAVHSAKDVQSTIPADLELLAFMEREKVNDVIVSYDPDLDLSRPDLILGTSSTRRKAVLRRHYPHATTAEARGNLQTRLRKLEEGQYHALVLAYAGVHRMEYDTLIRHVLPETQFVPATGQGSVAVECARSLEPELKAELQRILDHEPTHTCLLAERAFLRTMEGGCSIPSFALATFTDSGALQLHGGLVSLDGAQYLEEIMTTADLAQAEAMGTELAERILSRGGRQILDEIRSQRAVS; from the coding sequence TTGAATCGTCCCATTCGTATTGGTACCCGCGGCAGCCGGCTGGCTTTGTGGCAGGCGCACCACGTGGCTGCCTGCCTGGAGCTGGCCCAGCTGACTACTGAAATTGTCATCATCACCACCAAAGGCGACGTAGTGCTGGACCGCTCCCTCGATAAAATTGGCGCCAAGGGCGTGTTCACGGAGGAGCTGGAGGAAAGCCTGCGCTCGGGCGCAATTGATATTGCCGTGCACAGCGCCAAGGACGTGCAAAGCACGATTCCGGCCGACCTGGAGCTACTGGCTTTTATGGAGCGGGAGAAAGTCAACGACGTCATCGTCAGCTACGACCCCGACCTGGATTTGAGCCGGCCCGACCTGATTCTGGGCACGAGTAGCACGCGCCGTAAGGCTGTGCTGCGCCGCCACTATCCGCACGCTACCACGGCCGAGGCCCGGGGCAACCTGCAAACCCGCCTGCGCAAGCTGGAAGAAGGCCAATATCACGCCCTGGTGCTGGCTTACGCCGGCGTGCACCGCATGGAGTACGACACGCTGATTCGCCACGTGCTGCCCGAAACGCAGTTTGTGCCCGCCACCGGGCAGGGCAGCGTGGCCGTGGAGTGTGCCCGTAGTCTGGAGCCCGAGTTGAAAGCCGAACTGCAGCGCATCCTCGACCACGAGCCGACTCATACTTGTCTGCTGGCCGAGCGGGCTTTCCTGCGCACCATGGAGGGCGGCTGCAGCATTCCCTCGTTTGCCCTGGCTACGTTCACCGACAGCGGCGCCCTGCAGCTGCACGGCGGCCTCGTCAGCCTCGACGGAGCGCAGTACCTGGAAGAAATTATGACGACGGCCGACCTAGCCCAGGCCGAAGCCATGGGCACGGAGCTAGCCGAACGGATTCTTAGCCGCGGCGGCCGCCAGATTCTGGACGAAATCCGGAGCCAGCGGGCCGTGAGCTAG
- a CDS encoding DNA polymerase III subunit — protein MRFSEIPGQAEIKRVLVQTVHRQHVAHAQLFRGAEGSAALALALAYATFLNCEQRGPGSQDSCGQCAACQKNDKLIHPDLNFILPVTTTKAVSKDAVSSKFAADWRSFVLENPYQGLNDWMQHIGADNKQGSISKEESLQLLKLVSLKAFEAQFKIVIIWLPELMHPAAANAVLKLLEEPPPATIFLLVSFSPEQLLPTIISRVQPVVVRPYSEADISAFLRDEHQVPEVKARQIAQLVEGNLGAALAAREAATDNDYFTFFVEWMRQCYGYKVDLILAKTDEFQKMGRENQKEFLQFGLGILRKVLLYSIDAQFVPHLPAAEQQFVAGFSRFVHRANADALTQELNDAHYHIERNANPRMVFVDMSLRIAELLKMPV, from the coding sequence ATGCGTTTTTCTGAAATACCCGGTCAAGCAGAGATTAAGCGCGTGCTGGTGCAAACGGTGCACCGGCAGCACGTGGCCCACGCCCAGCTGTTTCGGGGAGCCGAAGGCTCGGCGGCCCTGGCCCTGGCCTTGGCTTATGCCACGTTTCTGAACTGTGAGCAGCGCGGCCCCGGGTCCCAGGATTCCTGCGGGCAGTGTGCGGCGTGTCAGAAAAATGACAAGCTCATTCACCCCGACCTGAACTTCATCCTGCCCGTCACGACCACCAAGGCGGTGTCGAAGGATGCGGTGAGCAGCAAATTCGCGGCGGATTGGCGCTCATTCGTGCTCGAAAACCCTTATCAGGGCCTTAACGACTGGATGCAGCACATCGGGGCCGATAACAAGCAGGGCAGCATTTCCAAGGAAGAGAGTCTGCAGCTGCTGAAGCTGGTTTCGCTCAAGGCTTTTGAAGCCCAGTTCAAAATTGTCATTATCTGGCTGCCGGAGCTAATGCATCCGGCCGCGGCCAACGCCGTGCTTAAATTGCTGGAAGAACCGCCACCGGCCACTATTTTTCTGCTCGTAAGCTTCTCGCCCGAACAGCTGCTGCCCACCATCATCAGCCGGGTGCAGCCAGTAGTGGTTCGTCCGTATTCCGAGGCCGACATTTCCGCCTTTTTGCGCGATGAGCACCAGGTGCCCGAGGTGAAGGCCCGGCAAATTGCCCAGCTGGTGGAAGGCAACCTGGGCGCGGCCCTAGCTGCCCGCGAAGCCGCCACCGACAACGACTACTTCACCTTCTTTGTGGAGTGGATGCGGCAGTGCTACGGCTACAAAGTCGATTTGATTCTGGCCAAAACCGACGAGTTCCAGAAGATGGGCCGCGAAAATCAGAAGGAGTTCCTGCAGTTCGGTCTGGGCATTCTGCGCAAGGTGCTGCTCTACAGCATCGACGCGCAGTTTGTCCCTCACCTGCCCGCTGCCGAGCAGCAGTTTGTGGCAGGCTTCAGCCGCTTCGTGCATCGTGCCAATGCCGACGCCCTAACTCAGGAGCTCAACGATGCGCACTACCATATTGAGCGCAATGCTAACCCGCGCATGGTCTTCGTGGATATGTCGCTACGGATTGCTGAATTGCTGAAAATGCCCGTTTAG
- a CDS encoding putative sugar nucleotidyl transferase, with amino-acid sequence MGASPSYQRAVCPDELLAKQVQALQPGEALMDGNLLVAAHLAEARNVAELIQDGFSNTREVAEPVLALREVWHLFLHNGAEIRRDFALLTHGRQSQPVGDAHTIVYAPRTSLLKRVSRFGRLF; translated from the coding sequence TTGGGGGCCAGCCCTAGTTATCAACGGGCCGTATGTCCCGACGAGCTGCTGGCCAAGCAGGTGCAGGCGCTGCAGCCGGGTGAGGCCTTGATGGACGGCAACTTGCTGGTAGCGGCTCATCTTGCTGAAGCCCGTAATGTGGCCGAGCTTATTCAGGACGGCTTTTCCAACACCAGGGAAGTAGCCGAGCCGGTGCTGGCCCTGCGGGAAGTGTGGCACTTGTTTTTACACAACGGCGCCGAAATCCGCCGGGACTTTGCCTTGCTCACCCATGGCCGGCAGTCGCAGCCCGTGGGCGACGCGCATACCATCGTGTACGCCCCGAGAACATCTTTATTGAAGAGGGTGTCAAGATTCGGGCGGCTATTCTGA
- a CDS encoding putative sugar nucleotidyl transferase, which translates to MTVLLFDDPAIRPRLLPFTFTRPVAALRCGILTVAEKWERRLGQPAHYLTEQYLQAKYPAGPIGGQP; encoded by the coding sequence ATGACTGTTCTGCTCTTCGACGACCCCGCCATCCGGCCCCGCCTGTTGCCCTTTACTTTTACCCGCCCGGTAGCGGCCCTGCGCTGCGGCATCCTGACGGTGGCCGAAAAGTGGGAGCGCCGCCTCGGGCAGCCCGCGCACTACCTTACCGAGCAATATCTGCAGGCCAAGTATCCCGCCGGACCCATTGGGGGCCAGCCCTAG
- a CDS encoding type B 50S ribosomal protein L31 has protein sequence MKKDIHPEYRQVVFQDTSSDFKFITRSTMNSNETITMEDGKTYPVIKVEVSSASHPFYTGKNVFIDTAGRVEKFRNRYQKK, from the coding sequence ATGAAAAAAGACATCCACCCCGAGTATCGCCAAGTTGTGTTCCAGGACACGTCCAGCGACTTTAAATTCATCACCCGCTCGACGATGAACTCCAACGAGACCATCACGATGGAGGACGGCAAGACGTACCCCGTCATCAAGGTGGAAGTTAGCAGCGCCTCGCACCCTTTCTACACCGGCAAAAACGTGTTTATCGACACCGCTGGCCGCGTTGAGAAATTCCGCAACCGCTACCAGAAGAAGTAG
- a CDS encoding non-canonical purine NTP diphosphatase: MRICFATNNEHKLTEVRALLPASIELVSLRDIGCHEELPETQDTLEGNARQKAEYVWNNYQTSCFADDTGLEVAALNGEPGVYSARYAGPQRSAADNVAKLLQELQGQPNRAAQFRTVVALVLPSGAVHEFAGAVDGTITEQVRGADGFGYDPIFQPADHSLTFAEMSLAEKNTLSHRARAVEQLIRFLEAQAGKR, from the coding sequence ATGCGGATCTGTTTTGCTACGAATAACGAGCATAAGCTCACCGAAGTCCGGGCCCTGCTGCCGGCCAGCATTGAGCTCGTAAGTCTGCGCGACATTGGCTGCCACGAGGAATTGCCCGAAACCCAGGACACGCTGGAAGGCAACGCCCGCCAGAAAGCCGAATACGTGTGGAATAACTACCAGACTTCGTGCTTTGCCGATGACACCGGCCTGGAAGTAGCCGCCCTGAACGGAGAGCCGGGCGTGTACTCGGCGCGCTACGCCGGTCCCCAGCGCTCCGCCGCCGACAACGTGGCCAAGCTGCTGCAGGAACTCCAAGGCCAGCCTAACCGCGCGGCCCAGTTCCGGACCGTGGTGGCGCTGGTACTGCCCAGCGGCGCGGTCCACGAGTTTGCCGGGGCCGTAGACGGCACCATTACCGAACAGGTGCGGGGCGCGGACGGCTTTGGCTACGACCCTATTTTCCAGCCCGCCGACCACAGTCTGACTTTCGCCGAAATGAGTCTGGCCGAGAAAAACACCCTGAGTCACCGGGCACGGGCGGTGGAGCAGTTGATACGCTTTTTAGAAGCTCAGGCGGGAAAACGGTAG
- a CDS encoding uridine kinase family protein: MQHPFIVGITGGSASGKTTFLRRLLASFPEEDICLISQDNYYHPRESQSIDVNGVTNFDLPSSIDSAAYAADVLQISQGREVRRQEYTFNNPNVKPAELVFRPAPIVVVEGIFVFYFEEVAKLLDLKVYIDAREHVKLQRRIVRDRDERGYDLEDVLYRYTNHVAPTYEKYIKPFKQDADIVIPNNRHFDRGLEVLVSFLRNKVVEAKQ; the protein is encoded by the coding sequence ATGCAACATCCTTTCATCGTCGGTATTACGGGCGGCAGCGCCTCGGGCAAGACCACCTTTCTGCGCCGCCTGCTGGCCTCGTTTCCTGAAGAAGACATCTGCCTGATTTCGCAGGACAACTACTACCACCCGCGCGAAAGCCAGTCGATTGATGTCAATGGCGTCACCAACTTCGACCTGCCCTCTTCCATCGACTCGGCTGCCTATGCCGCCGATGTGCTGCAAATCAGCCAGGGTCGGGAGGTGCGCCGTCAGGAATACACGTTCAACAACCCGAACGTGAAGCCGGCCGAGCTGGTCTTCCGGCCCGCCCCTATCGTGGTCGTGGAAGGCATCTTCGTATTTTACTTCGAGGAAGTAGCCAAACTGCTCGACTTGAAAGTATACATCGATGCCCGGGAGCACGTGAAGCTGCAGCGCCGCATCGTGCGCGACCGGGACGAGCGGGGCTATGATTTGGAAGACGTGCTTTACCGCTACACCAACCACGTAGCGCCGACCTACGAGAAGTACATCAAGCCCTTCAAGCAGGATGCCGACATCGTAATTCCCAACAACCGCCACTTCGACCGGGGCTTGGAGGTGCTGGTTTCCTTCCTGCGAAACAAAGTAGTAGAAGCCAAACAATAG